A portion of the Oncorhynchus masou masou isolate Uvic2021 chromosome 11, UVic_Omas_1.1, whole genome shotgun sequence genome contains these proteins:
- the vma21 gene encoding vacuolar ATPase assembly integral membrane protein vma21, producing the protein MLPGSPLCFHRHTARAIDIVIFSRKYCLCHSVKPKMDNYNKQSLNSMPGPVPDFRGNDGSLVSVLKTLLFFTVMMITLPIGLYFTSKSYIFEASGYSSNDSYFYAAIVAVVAVHVVLALFVYVAWNEGTGSHQTREGKQD; encoded by the exons ATGTTACCAGGAAGTCCTTTATGTTTTCATCGCCACACTGCAAGAGCCATCGACATAGTAATCTTTTCTAGAAAATATTGCTTGTGTCATTCAGTTAAACCAAAAATGGATAACTATAATAAACAATCTTTGAACTCAATGCCAGGTCCTGTTCCAGATTTCAGAGG GAACGATGGATCATTGGTGTCTGTACTGAAGACATTGCTGTTTTTCACAGTCATGATGATAACCCTGCCGATAGGATTATATTTTACATCGAAATCATATATTTTTGAAG CTTCTGGGTATTCCAGCAATGACAGTTATTTCTATGCTGCCATCGTAGCAGTGGTAGCTGTCCATGTGGTCTTGGCCCTCTTTGTGTATGTTGCATGGAATGAGGGCACCGGCTCACATCAGACAAGAGAAGGAAAGCAGGACTAG